From Schizosaccharomyces pombe strain 972h- genome assembly, chromosome: II, the proteins below share one genomic window:
- the mak5 gene encoding ATP-dependent RNA helicase Mak5, translated as MPKKAALDELKWKEVKLPDHLDDFDGFMGLEEIEGVDIKYQPKGAMKEVIYELPEVHEKKDKKPEKRKKDQKEASEKKKKGKRTSPTIEMTSLGSKVTSKNYNEFSTLEEEDEHNSHGVDVSAWAHFSLSPEMLGSLSKAGFSKPMPIQSLVIPEASIGFDIIGKADTGSGKTLAFGIPILEHCLRNVDAKYVQALVVAPTRELAHQICQHFELIKPSPNIRVMSITGGLAVQKQQRLLNKHPHVVVATPGRLWSVINENNLTGNFKKIKCLVLDEADRLLQKSHFEELSKLLEILGNPMHTQRQTFIFSATFDEGLQQRLKKNMKGNITEKYNSPMENMLKEVRFFGKPKFLDANPQSAVASRVLEGLIECAPAEKDLYLYYLIMRYPGKTMVFANGIEDIKRITPFLNELKVPSYPLHAQLDQKKRLQSLEKFKNNPKGVLVCTDVAARGIDIPSVTHVIHYHVPHTADMYVHRSGRTARANEDGVSILMCGPKELSQLKRLCYRLKKKIETFINFPVDMSILDILKTRVVLAHKIVNLTRKDGRVGREEAWLKSMAQELGVESSDDEDPDLPKKSESSKNKKQIAHLRSELAPLLHEKIRTGFSGRYLTSGLVNMAEKLANEEVHDNIIGMDSISALEVLQKRKK; from the exons ATGCCAAAGAAAGCTGCATTGGACGAGCTTAAATGGAAGGAAGTCAAGCTTCCTGACCACCTAGACGACTTCGATGGGTTTATGGGCTTGGAAGAGATTGAAGGTGTGGATATCAAATATCAGCCAAAAGGTGCTATGAAAGAAGTAATTTATGAG TTACCAGAAgttcatgaaaaaaaagataaaaagcCGGAAAAGCgaaaaaaagatcaaaaagaagctagtgaaaaaaagaaaaagggaAAACGTACTTCCCCTACTATTGAAATGACTTCACTAGGATCAAAGGTGACTTCTAAAAACTATAATGAATTCTCTACattagaagaagaggatgaaCACAATTCTCATGGTGTGGACGTCTCTGCTTGGGCACACTTTTCACTTTCACCGGAAATGCTTGGCTCGTTATCTAAAGCTGGCTTTTCAAAACCGATGCCAATTCAATCATTGGTAATTCCTGAAGCTTCTATTGGATTTGATATCATTGGAAAGGCAGATACCGGTTCAGGAAAAACTTTAGCTTTTGGCATTCCCATTTTAGAGCATTGTCTTCGCAATGTAGATGCAAAATACGTACAGGCTCTAGTTGTTGCTCCTACCAGAGAACTTGCTCATCAAATTTGCCAACACTTTGAACTTATCAAGCCAAGTCCTAACATTCGTGTTATGTCTATAACCGGTGGATTAGCAGTACAGAAGCAGCAGAGGCTTCTTAACAAGCACCCTCACGTTGTGGTTGCAACTCCGGGTCGCTTGTGGTCTGTCATCAACGAGAACAACCTTACAGGAAACTTTAAGAAAATCAAGTGTTTGGTATTAGATGAAGCAGATCGTTTACTGCAAAAAAGtcattttgaagaattgaGCAAACtacttgaaattttagGAAATCCCATGCATACTCAGCGTCAGACTTTTATCTTTTCTGCAACTTTCGATGAGGGTTTACAGCAACGccttaaaaagaatatgaaaGGCAATATAACTGAGAAATACAACAGCCCGATGG AAAATATGTTGAAGGAGGTTCGTTTCTTTGGCAAACCCAAATTTTTGGATGCCAATCCTCAAAGTGCAGTGGCAAGCCGCGTATTAGAAGGGCTCATAGAGTGTGCTCCAGCTGAAAAAGACTTGtatctttattatttgatCATGCGTTATCCTGGAAAAACCATGGTTTTTGCCAATGGTATTGAGGATATTAAGAGAATCACTCCTTTTCTAAATGAGTTAAAAGTTCCATCCTATCCTCTACATGCTCAATTAGatcagaaaaaaagactTCAATCTCTTGAAAA GTTCAAAAATAATCCTAAAGGAGTCCTTGTTTGCACTGATGTGGCCGCCCGTGGTATTGATATTCCTAGTGTTACGCACGTAATTCATTATCATGTTCCTCATACAGCTGATATGTATGTTCATAGAAGCGGTCGTACCGCTCGCGCTAACGAAGATGGcgtttcaattttaatgtGTGGTCCTAAAGAACTGTCACAGCTGAAACGACTATGTTATCggttgaaaaagaaaatcgagacctttattaattttcctGTGGATATGTCAATATTggacattttaaaaacgaGGGTCGTCTTAGCAcataaaattgtaaatcTCACTAGAAAAGACGGAAGAGTGGGACGTGAGGAAGCTTGGTTAAAATCGATGGCTCAGGAATTGGGAGTTGAAAGTTCTGATGATGAGGATCCGGATTTGCCAAAAAAATCTGAATCTAGTAAGAATAAGAAACAGATAGCGCATCTTCGCTCAGAGCTTGCTCCCTTATTACacgaaaaaataagaacAGGATTTTCTGGTAGATACTTGACGAGCGGTCTTGTAAATATGGCTGAAAAATTAGCCAACGAAGAAGTTCATGATAATATTATCGGAATGGACTCAATTAGTGCTTTGGAAGTTCTgcaaaaaaggaagaagtaa
- the mrpl39 gene encoding mitochondrial ribosomal protein subunit bL33m translates to MAKKNKARLLVKLLSTAGTGFFYVRSRPKAAPKLAFIKYDPKIHKRVLFEESKMK, encoded by the exons ATGgctaaaaagaataaagcTCG tTTGCTTGTAAAATTATTGTCCACCGCTGGCACTGGATTTTTCTACGTTCGTTCACGTCCAAAAGCTGCTCCTAAGCTtgcttttataaaatatgaTCCCAA AATTCACAAAAGAGTACTTTTCGAAGAATccaaaatgaaataa
- the leu3 gene encoding 2-isopropylmalate synthase Leu3 yields the protein MKSTFEAAGRVAKGMLKDPSKKYKPFKGIQLPNRQWPNKVLTKAPRWLSTDLRDGNQALPDPMNGQEKLRYFKLLCSIGFKEIEVGFPSASQTDFAFVRHLIETPGLIPDDVTISALTPSREPLILRTIEALRGAKNATVHLYNACSPLFREVVFRNSKQETLDLAIKGSKIVTAATKNALESKETNWGFEYSPETFSDTEPDFALEVCEAVKGMWKPSAAQPIIFNLPATVEMSTPNTYADLIEYFSTNISEREKVCVSLHPHNDRGTAVAAAELGQLAGGDRIEGCLFGNGERTGNVDLVTLAFNLYTQGVSPNLDFSKLDEIIRITEDCNKINVHPRHPYAGNLVFTAFSGSHQDAISKGLKAYDERKAVDPVWKVPYLPLDPHDVNSEYAAIIRVNSQSGKGGVAYLLKTNCGLDLPRALQVEFGSIVKDYSDTKGKELSIGEISDLFYTTYYLEFPGRFSVNDYTLSSNGPQSKCIKCVVDIKGEKKDTPSRVVIEGVGNGPLSALVDALRRQFNISFDIGQYSEHAIGSGNGVKAASYVEIIFNNTSFWGVGIDADVTSAGLKAVMSGVSRASRAFAK from the coding sequence ATGAAATCTACTTTTGAGGCTGCTGGCCGCGTTGCCAAAGGGATGCTCAAGGATCCCTCCAAAAAGTATAAGCCATTTAAAGGAATTCAACTACCCAACCGTCAATGGCCAAACAAGGTTTTGACGAAAGCTCCACGCTGGCTTTCTACGGACTTGCGTGATGGTAATCAGGCTTTACCCGATCCTATGAATGGGCAGGAGAAATTGagatattttaaattgctTTGCAGTATTGGcttcaaagaaattgagGTTGGTTTCCCAAGTGCTTCTCAAACTGATTTTGCATTTGTTCGTCATCTGATTGAAACGCCAGGTTTGATTCCTGACGATGTTACTATTTCTGCCCTTACTCCTTCTCGTGAGCCTTTGATCCTACGTACGATTGAGGCTCTTCGAGGCGCTAAGAATGCCACTGTTCACTTGTATAATGCCTGTTCTCCTCTTTTCCGTGAAGTTGTCTTCCGCAACAGTAAGCAAGAAACATTGGATTTAGCCATCAAAGGCTCAAAAATCGTAACAGCTGCTACGAAAAATGCTCTTGAATCGAAGGAAACCAACTGGGGATTTGAATATTCTCCTGAAACTTTTTCAGACACCGAACCAGACTTTGCTTTGGAAGTTTGTGAAGCTGTCAAGGGTATGTGGAAACCTTCTGCTGCCCAACCTATTATCTTCAATCTTCCTGCCACTGTCGAAATGTCTACGCCCAACACATATGCTGACTTAATTGAGTACTTTTCCACTAACATTAGTGAACGTGAAAAAGTCTGTGTTTCTCTCCATCCCCATAACGACCGTGGTACTGCTGTCGCAGCAGCTGAACTTGGTCAACTTGCCGGAGGTGACCGTATTGAGGGCTGTTTGTTTGGCAATGGTGAACGTACTGGTAATGTAGACTTGGTTACTTTGGCTTTCAACTTGTATACCCAAGGTGTTTCTCCTAACCTCGATTTCTCCAAGTTGGATGAAATCATTCGTATTACTGAAGACTGTAACAAGATAAACGTTCATCCCCGTCATCCTTATGCTGGCAATCTTGTCTTTACCGCCTTTTCTGGTTCTCATCAAGATGCCATTTCTAAGGGTTTGAAGGCTTACGATGAGCGTAAAGCTGTCGATCCTGTTTGGAAAGTCCCTTACTTGCCTTTGGATCCCCATGATGTCAATTCCGAGTATGCTGCTATTATCCGCGTTAACTCTCAATCTGGCAAGGGTGGTGTCGCATATCTGTTGAAGACCAACTGTGGTCTCGATTTACCTCGTGCTTTGCAAGTTGAATTTGGTAGTATTGTTAAGGATTATAGCGACACAAAAGGAAAGGAGCTTAGCATTGGTGAGATCAGCGACCTGTTTTATACCACATATTACCTCGAATTTCCCGGCCGTTTCTCTGTAAACGACTACACTCTTTCTAGCAACGGACCTCAAAGCAAATGTATTAAATGCGTTGTTGACATCAAGggtgaaaagaaagatacTCCTTCGCGGGTTGTGATCGAGGGTGTTGGAAATGGACCTTTGTCGGCATTGGTTGATGCTTTACGCCGTCAGTTCAATATTTCATTTGACATTGGTCAATACTCTGAACATGCTATTGGTTCTGGTAACGGCGTCAAAGCTGCTTCTTATGTTGAgatcattttcaataacaCTTCTTTCTGGGGTGTTGGTATTGATGCTGACGTTACCTCTGCCGGATTAAAGGCTGTCATGTCAGGCGTTAGTCGTGCCTCCCGCGCATTTGCTAAGTAA
- the rpl2502 gene encoding 60S ribosomal protein uL23, with amino-acid sequence MSVGKAKGAQKTVQKGIHNKVARKVRTSTTFRRPKTLELARKPKYARKSVPHASRLDEYKIIVNPINSESAMKKIEDDNTLVFHVHLKANKFTIKNAVKKLYSVDAVKINTLIRPNGTKKAFVKLSADADALDVANRIGFL; translated from the exons ATGAGCGTTGGTAAAGCAAAAGGAGCTCAAAAAACTGTTCAAAAGGGGATTCACAATAAGGTTGCTCGTAAGGTTCGTACTTCTACCACCTTCCGTCG CCCCAAAACCCTCGAGCTTGCCCGTAAGCCCAAATATGCTCGTAAGAGTGTTCCCCATGCCTCCCGTCTTGATgaatacaaaattattgtCAACCCAATTAACTCGGAATCTGCTATGAAGAAGATTGAGGATGACAATACTCTCGTCTTTCATGTGCATTTGAAGGCTAATAAGTTTACTATTAAAAATGCTGTCAAGAAACTTTACAGTGTTGATGCTGTTAAAATTAACACTTTAATTCGTCCCAATGGTACCAAAAAGGCATTTGTCAAGCTTTCTGCCGATGCCGATGCCCTTGATGTAGCCAACCGCATTGGCTTCCTTTAG
- the emp46 gene encoding lectin family glycoprotein receptor, producing the protein MKFCSLFHVLSFCCTLAYAVPKSQFLQLHSLSNAIPVEWKWYGSVDEDSGYVYLTSKDSNEARSGSLWSTSVLRQVGWQLSTSFVAHVSENENTFFAIWYTSAVGSEGPVFGASDKWDGLLISQEIDQTGKIFVRGYLNDKSFELAQFTDPDLPPFAKCTIESSPEALNNIILKYGDQSGLELFVNDKPCFQVKDVILPQGYYFGVSSQSTSAKDLVALSNLNILPPDTSNNENLNPTSNTKQSVGDNTSPQTVIDTEGLNAIKADLAKLFNLVESQRQKMDSLHFALTNALERLNDISSTSQFPSERFNALEKLLHDSLSAQSSTADGTSKHLAEFEKEIKKAMGNAYSPYNLTNFMVFLLLGAIVSYGIMLVRRDRRRHKYL; encoded by the coding sequence atgaagttttGCTCCCTGTTTCATGTATTATCGTTTTGTTGTACATTGGCTTACGCCGTCCCTAAATCTCAGTTTTTGCAACTTCATTCACTAAGTAACGCCATTCCCGTTGAATGGAAATGGTACGGTAGTGTGGATGAAGATTCAGGTTACGTTTACTTAACCAGCAAAGACAGTAATGAAGCACGCTCTGGATCCCTTTGGTCAACTAGCGTTTTACGACAAGTTGGCTGGCAGCTATCGACTTCATTTGTAGCTCATGTATCAGAGAACGAAAACACCTTTTTTGCGATTTGGTATACAAGCGCTGTCGGTTCAGAAGGTCCAGTTTTTGGCGCCTCCGATAAGTGGGACGGCCTTCTGATTTCCCAGGAAATCGATCAAACTGGTAAAATCTTTGTTCGTGGCTATTTGAATgataaaagttttgaacTTGCTCAGTTTACTGACCCCGATCTTCCGCCCTTTGCTAAATGTACCATTGAGAGCTCTCCTGAGGCTTTGAACAATATTATTCTCAAATACGGTGACCAATCTGGATTAGAGTTATTTGTGAATGACAAGCCCTGCTTTCAAGTAAAAGATGTCATTTTGCCTCAGGGGTATTATTTTGGAGTTTCCTCTCAATCTACGTCTGCAAAAGACTTGGTGGCTTTATCGAACCTCAATATACTTCCTCCAGATACATctaataatgaaaatttgaatcCTACCTCCAATACAAAGCAAAGCGTCGGTGACAATACTAGTCCTCAAACAGTTATTGACACTGAAGGTTTGAACGCAATAAAGGCTGATTTGgcaaagctttttaatCTAGTAGAATCTCAACGCCAGAAGATGGACTCTTTGCATTTTGCGTTGACTAATGCTTTGGAGCGTTTGAACGATATTTCTTCTACTTCACAGTTCCCAAGTGAAAGATTTAATGCCCTTGAAAAATTGCTACATGATTCTCTATCTGCGCAATCTTCCACTGCAGATGGTACTTCTAAACATTTAGcagaatttgaaaaggagATAAAAAAGGCAATGGGAAATGCTTACTCGCCATATAACTTGACAAACTTTATGGTTTTCTTGTTATTGGGTGCAATTGTATCCTATGGTATAATGTTGGTTCGTCGTGATCGCAGAAGACATAAATACTTATAG
- the lac1 gene encoding sphingosine N-acyltransferase Lac1, producing MGNNTSRRSQSQKFKNIPSISAGSFSTMPVQHRGRRRRSKSIVGRAAQNAVLRSKEKTWIVPLILLTLLVGWYFVNPNGYIKYGIFLSYPIPGTNPAQYGKGRLDIAFCLFYALFFTFCREFIMQEIIARIGRHFNIRAPAKLRRFEEQAYTCLYFTVMGSWGLYVMKQTPMWFFNTDAFWEEYPHFYHVGSFKAFYLIEAAYWIQQALVLILQLEKPRKDFKELVVHHIITLLLIGLSYYFHFTWIGLAVFITMDTSDIWLALSKCLNYVNTVIVYPIFVIFVFVWIYMRHYLNFKIMWAVWGTMRTINSFDLDWAAEQYKCWISRDVTLILLTALQLVNIYWLILILRIGYRAFTTNDTHDERSEDEDEEVSDEKSSAKKND from the exons ATGGGTAATAATACCTCGAGAAGAAGTCAATctcaaaaattcaaaaac ATTCCAAGCATTTCTGCTGGGTCGTTTTCGACGATGCCAGTCCAGCATAGAGGACGACGAAGAAGGTCGAAGTCTATCGTTGGTCGTGCTGCTCAAAATGCTGTCCTTCGTAGTAAAGAGAAAACGTGGATTGTACCTCTCATTCTCTTAACTTTGCTCGTCGGCTGGTATTTTGTTAATCCTAATGGTTATATTAAGTATGGAATTTTCCTTAGTTATCCTATCCCCGGTACCAACCCCGCTCAGTATGGTAAAGGACGTTTAGACATTGccttttgtcttttttacgctttattctttactttttgtaGAGAATTCATAATGCAGGAAATTATTGCGAGAATTGGCAGACACTTTAATATTAGAGCTCCTGCAAAGCTTCGTCGCTTTGAAGAGCAAGCTTATACTTGTCTATACTTTACTGTAATGGGTTCTTGGGGATTGTATGTTATGAAACAAACTCCTATGtggttttttaatacaGATGCTTTTTGGGAGGAATACCCTCATTTTTACCATGTTGGCAGCtttaaagcattttatttaatagaaGCAGCCTATTGGATCCAACAAGCACTCGTACTAATTTTACAACTTGAGAAGCCTAGAAAGGATTTTAAAGAGCTCGTGGTACACCATATTATCACCCTGCTTTTGATCGGACTCAGCTATTATTTCCATTTTACTTGGATTGGTTTGGCTGTTTTTATTACGATGGACACCTCTGATATTTGGCTTGCTTTATCCAAATGCTTGAATTATGTAAACACTGTAATAGTTTACCCTATTTTCGTTATTTTCGTTTTCGTATGGATCTACATGCGACATTACCTAAACTTTAAGATTATGTGGGCAGTTTGGGGAACCATGCGTACTATTAACTCATTTGACCTAGATTGGGCTGCAGAGCAATACAAGTGCTGGATTTCGCGCGACGTAACACTTATCCTGCTCACAGCGTTACAACTAGTAAACATTTACTGGCTTATTTTGATTCTTCGAATTGGTTACAGAGCTTTTACAACGAACGATACTCATGACGAACGTAGTGAGGATGAGGACGAAGAAGTTTCCGATGAAAAATCGTCCGCTAAAAAGAATGAttag
- the smf1 gene encoding Sm snRNP core protein Smf1, with product MSFVPVNPKPFLQGLIGKPVLVRLKWGQEYKGTLQSVDSYMNLQLLNAEELVDGVKTGDLGEILIRCNNVLWVGESTV from the exons ATGTCTTTTGTTCCAGTAAACCCGAAACCTTTTTTGCAAGGTCTTATTGGGAAACCTGTCCTTGTTCGTCTTAAATGGGGTCAAGAGTATAAAGGAACCTTGCAGTCTGTAGATAGTTATATGAATTTGCAACTTTTAAATGCAGAGGAGTTAGTCGATGGTGTAAAAACAGGAGATTTAGGTGAGATTTTGATCAG GTGCAATAATGTCCTTTGGGTTGGCGAGAGTACTGTTTAA
- the kin1 gene encoding MARK/PAR-1 kinase Kin1 has protein sequence MEYRTNNVPVGNETKSAALNALPKIKISDSPNRHHNLVDAFMQSPSYSTQPKSAVEPLGLSFSPGYISPSSQSPHHGPVRSPSSRKPLPASPSRTRDHSLRVPVSGHSYSADEKPRERRKVIGNYVLGKTIGAGSMGKVKVAHHLKTGEQFAIKIVTRLHPDITKAKAAASAEATKAAQSEKNKEIRTVREAALSTLLRHPYICEARDVYITNSHYYMVFEFVDGGQMLDYIISHGKLKEKQARKFVRQIGSALSYLHQNSVVHRDLKIENILISKTGDIKIIDFGLSNLYRRQSRLRTFCGSLYFAAPELLNAQPYIGPEVDVWSFGIVLYVLVCGKVPFDDQNMSALHAKIKKGTVEYPSYLSSDCKGLLSRMLVTDPLKRATLEEVLNHPWMIRNYEGPPASFAPERSPITLPLDPEIIREMNGFDFGPPEKIVRELTKVISSEAYQSLAKTGFYSGPNSADKKKSFFEFRIRHAAHDIENPILPSLSMNTDIYDAFHPLISIYYLVSERRVYEKGGNWNRIAKTPVSSVPSSPVQPTSYNRTLPPMPEVVAYKGDEESPRVSRNTSLARRKPLPDTESHSPSPSATSSIKKNPSSIFRRFSSRRKQNKSSTSTLQISAPLETSQSPPTPRTKPSHKPPVSYKNKLVTQSAIGRSTSVREGRYAGISSQMDSLNMDSTGPSASNMANAPPSVRNNRVLNPRGASLGHGRMSTSTTNRQKQILNETMGNPVDKNSTSPSKSTDKLDPIKPVFLKGLFSVSTTSTKSTESIQRDLIRVMGMLDIEYKEIKGGYACLYKPQGIRTPTKSTSVHTRRKPSYGSNSTTDSYGSVPDTVPLDDNGESPASNLAFEIYIVKVPILSLRGVSFHRISGNSWQYKTLASRILNELKL, from the coding sequence ATGGAGTACCGTACCAATAACGTACCCGTCGGTAATGAGACAAAGTCTGCCGCTTTAAATGCGTTGccgaaaattaaaatatctgACTCGCCCAACCGTCATCACAACCTGGTGGATGCTTTTATGCAATCTCCTTCTTATTCTACACAACCAAAATCCGCTGTAGAGCCTCTGGGTTTATCTTTTTCTCCTGGGTATATTTCTCCTTCTTCTCAGTCTCCACATCATGGCCCCGTAAGGTCTCCATCAAGTCGAAAACCGCTACCAGCATCTCCTTCTCGTACGCGGGATCATAGCCTGCGAGTACCTGTATCTGGGCATTCTTATAGCGCTGACGAGAAGCCTcgtgaaagaagaaaagtcATAGGCAATTATGTACTAGGTAAAACCATTGGGGCTGGTAGCATGGGGAAAGTTAAAGTTGCGcatcatttaaaaacagGTGAACAGTTTGCCATTAAAATAGTTACCCGTCTTCATCCAGACATAACGAAGGCAAAAGCTGCTGCTTCTGCTGAGGCTACTAAGGCAGCACAatcagaaaaaaacaaggaaaTTCGTACTGTTCGCGAAGCTGCCTTATCTACTTTGCTCCGTCATCCGTATATTTGCGAGGCAAGAGATGTTTATATTACTAATAGTCATTATTATATGGTCTTTGAATTTGTCGACGGTGGTCAAATGCTGGATTATATTATTTCACAtggaaaattaaaagaaaagcaagcTCGAAAATTTGTGCGTCAAATTGGAAGTGCGCTGAGTTATTTGCATCAAAACTCTGTGGTGCACAGAGatctaaaaattgaaaatattttaatttcgaAGACCGGTGACATCAAAATTATCGATTTTGgtctttcaaatttgtaTCGACGTCAGTCTCGCTTGCGCACGTTTTGTGgttcattatattttgcTGCTCCAGAACTTTTGAATGCTCAACCGTACATTGGTCCAGAGGTAGACGTTTGGAGTTTTGGAATAGTACTTTACGTTCTTGTTTGCGGAAAAGTGCCATTTGATGATCAAAATATGTCTGCCTTGCATgcgaaaataaaaaaaggtacCGTCGAGTATCCAAGTTATTTAAGTAGTGATTGTAAAGGTTTACTATCAAGAATGTTGGTTACTGATCCTCTCAAGCGAGCCACGCTTGAAGAAGTTTTGAACCATCCTTGGATGATTCGCAATTATGAAGGACCTCCAGCTTCGTTTGCTCCGGAAAGATCTCCGATCACTCTTCCATTAGATCCTGAAATTATTAGGGAAATGAACGGTTTTGATTTTGGACCACcagaaaaaattgttcGTGAATTAACTAAGGTAATTAGCAGTGAAGCTTATCAATCTTTAGCTAAAACTGGATTTTATTCCGGGCCTAATTCAGCTGACAAGAAAAAGTCTTTCTTTGAATTCCGGATTAGGCATGCTGCGCATGATATCGAGAATCCAATATTACCATCTCTTTCAATGAACACTGATATTTATGATGCGTTTCATCCTCtcatttcaatttattatttagtTTCTGAACGTCGTGTATATGAAAAAGGTGGAAATTGGAATAGGATAGCAAAAACACCAGTTTCTAGCGTTCCTTCTTCGCCAGTTCAGCCAACTAGTTATAATCGTACTTTACCGCCAATGCCGGAAGTTGTTGCCTACAAAGGCGACGAAGAATCACCTCGTGTTTCTCGAAACACATCACTTGCACGCAGAAAGCCTTTGCCTGATACGGAATCTCACTCCCCTTCTCCTTCAGCAACCTCCTCCATCAAAAAGAATCCATCCAGCATTTTTAGAAGGTTTTCATCACGCcgaaaacaaaataagtCTTCTACATCTACTCTTCAAATTAGTGCTCCCCTTGAGACCTCACAATCTCCACCAACACCTCGAACCAAGCCGTCTCACAAGCCCCCAGTATCTTACAAGAATAAACTTGTTACCCAATCTGCTATTGGAAGATCAACCTCTGTTCGTGAGGGCCGCTATGCTGGTATCTCCAGTCAGATGGATTCACTAAACATGGATTCAACAGGGCCCTCTGCATCCAATATGGCAAATGCACCTCCGTCGGTTCGTAATAATCGTGTACTTAATCCTCGTGGTGCTTCCTTGGGGCATGGGCGGATGTCAACTTCTACGACCAACCGCCAAAAGCAAATCCTTAATGAAACGATGGGCAATCCGGTGGACAAGAACTCTACTTCCCCATCCAAATCTACGGATAAATTGGATCCTATAAAGCCTGTTTTCCTTAAAGGCTTGTTCAGTGTTTCCACTACATCGACTAAAAGTACTGAGTCAATTCAACGAGATCTTATTCGGGTAATGGGCATGCTTGATATTGAGTATAAAGAGATCAAGGGTGGTTATGCATGTCTATATAAACCTCAGGGTATCCGAACCCCTACAAAATCGACTTCTGTTCATACACGACGTAAGCCTTCTTATGGCTCTAATTCTACCACTGATTCTTATGGATCGGTGCCGGACACAGTCCCATTAGATGACAATGGTGAGTCGCCTGCCTCTAACCTTGCctttgaaatatatattgtGAAAGTCCCTATACTCTCTCTTCGTGGCGTTTCTTTTCATCGAATTAGTGGAAACTCATGGCAATATAAGACATTGGCTAGTCGTATTCTTAACGAATTAAAATTGTGA